The stretch of DNA ATCTCGTCCGGCGCGGTCACACCGAGAACCGCAAGGCCGCTGGCTAGCGTGCTCCTGAGAGCTTCGACGAGCGCCAGCCGTGCCCAGGTCGACTTTCGGTCGGTTGCATTAACAAACCGTAATTGCGGCAAGTCTTTGCCCTTGTTCCAGAAACTATGAAGCGAGGAGGCAAGTTCATAGAGGTGAAACGCGATTCTGTGGGGCTCGTGCGCCACGGCGGCGGATTCGAGGATCCGCGGGTACTGGGCGATCAGGCGCATCATCTCGATCTCGCCGGCATCAATCAGGATGCCGAGATCCGCATCCTGCACCAGGGCGGCGGCGGACAGATTCGCATCGGGGAACGCCTCACGGGCCTGCCGTTGGACCGATCGGGCGCGGGCATGGGCGTATTGAACGTAGAAGACCGGGTTGTCCTTGGATTGCTCGACCACCTTGGCGAGATCGAAATCCAGAGTCGCGTCGTTCTTGCGGTAGAGCATCATGAAGCGGATCGCGTCGCGGCCGACCTCGTCGATGACGTCGCGCAGGGTCACGAACTCGCCCGCGCGCTTCGACATCTTCACGGGCTCGCCTGCGCGCAACAGCCGCACGAGCTGGCACAGCTTGACGTCGAGCGTCGCCCGACCGTCGCTGACCGCCTTCACCGCCGCCTGCATGCGCTTCACGTAGCCGCCGTGGTCGGCGCCGAGGACGTCGATCAGCTCCGTGGCCCCTGCGAGATACTTCGCCCGGTGATAAGCGATGTCGGAAGCGAAGTAAGTGTAGGAGCCGTCCGATTTGAGGAGAGGCCGGTCGCTGTCGTCACCGAATTCCCGGGTGCGGAACAGCGTCTGCTCGCGATCCTCCCAATCCTCGGGCAGCTGGCCCTTCGGCGGCGGAAGACGGCCCTCGTAGACCAGACCTTTCTCGCGAAGCTCCTGCAGCAGCGCCTTCACGGCGCCGCTCTGCTGCAGAGTCCGCTCGGAGAAGAACACGTCGTGCCGGATCCCGATCGCCGCGAGATCGGCCCGGATCATGTCCATCATCATGCCGAGCGCCGTCTCGCGCACCGCAGGCAGCCAGTCCGCCTCCGGCAGGTCAAGCAGGGCGCGGCCGTGAGCCTGCGCGAGCTTGGTGCCCACCGGCTTGAGGTAATCGCCGGGATAGAGTCCCTCGGCGATGGCGAAGGGCTCGCCGAGCGCCTCGCGGTAGCGCTGGAAGGCAGAGCGGGCGAGCACATCGACCTGGGCGCCGGCATCGTTGATGTAGTATTCCCGCGTCACCTGCCGGCCGGCGGCGACCAGAAGGTTGCAAAGCGCGTCGCCGAAGACCGCCCCACGGCCGTGGCCGACATGCATCGGCCCGGTGGGGTTGGCCGACACGTACTCGACATTGATCGGCCCGCCGGGCAGATGCGCGCGGCCGAACTTTTCGGGCTCCGTCAGTGCGCTGCGCAGGACCGACTGGAAGATCTCCGGCACAAGACGCAGGTTGATGAAGCCTGGACCTGCGACGCTGACCTCGGCGATCCGCGGATCCGCCCGCAGCTCCGCCGCCAGCGCTTCGCCGAGCGCCTTTGGGTTCGTCCGGGCCTCCTTGGAAAGCACCAGGGCCGCGTTGGTCGCGAGATCACCATGGGACGGATCGCGGGGCGGCTCGACGACCACGCGGCCGAGGTCGAGGCCTTCCGGCAGTTGGCCGGCGCGCGTCAGCGCTTCCACGGCCTCGCGCACGCGCGCCTCGAACAGGGCGAAGATGTTCATCGGTCTCGGTCTCGCTCGCGCGGGGATCTCGTCGGCTGGCCCACCCGGCCTGCGCCCGCCCGGGTGCTCTAGCAAGGGGGCGGAGGGGTGTCACGGCATCGAAGGAGCCGCGTCCGATGCGCGAACCGAAGGCCCGGTTAACCGAGCGGCGTGCGGCGGCACGTTATCCCGTGCGATGAGTACTGATCCCTATAGACGTGGCTTGTCTTGAGGAAAATCAGACGGTGTCCTGACCGACGATCGTAAGATCCTCGATGACGGAGAGACTGATGAAGACCTTGATGATCGCAGGAGCGGCGCTCGGCGCCGTGATCCTGGCTGCTCCCTGCGCGGAAGCCCGCGGCTTCCGCTACGGTGGCGTCTACGGTGGCGGGTTCCACGGCGGCGGCTACGGCTATCGCGGGTTCGCGGGGCGCGGATTCTACGGGCGCGGCTATGGCGGCTACGGGTACGGGCGCGGCCTCGGCTACGGACTTGCCGGCGCCGGCATCGGGCTGGGTCTCGGCCTCGCTGCAGGCAGCCTCTACGGGGCCTACGGCTATGGCGGATACGGTGGCTACGGTTATGGCTACGGCTATCCCGCCGCCTATGGCGGCTACAGCTACAGCTATCCGGCCGGCTATTACGGCGGCTACGGATACGGCTGCGGCTGCTGAGCCCGATGTCCCTCGCCCGGCCTCACGGCTCGGCGAGGGGCAAGCCCCGACTCGGCAATGCCCAGTGCAGATCAGGCGTCGAATCGTAGAGCTTCCGGTGGGCCAGTACCGCGTAGGTGTCGGTCATGCCGGCGATGTAGTCCGCGACCCTGCGCGCCACGCGCGCCTCGCTGGCGCCGTCGAGGCTGGTGCTCCACTCCTCGGACATGCGCGACGGATCCGCCGTGAAGGCGGCGAACAGATCGCGGACGATGGCGTCAGCCTTCCTGCGCACCGCAACGACGCCCGGATGCCGGTACATCCGCCCCCAAAGAAAGTGCATGATTTCGGCGTCGGCTGCCGCGATTTCCGGCGAGAACGCGATGACCGGCTCGCGCGCGCCACGAATATCCTCGACGCCGCGTGGATCGAGCGCCGCGATTCGGCGCCCGCCTTCGCGGATCACGTCCTCGACGAAGCGCGTGATCACGCGCCGTGCCAATTCGTGGATCTTTCGCGACGGTTCCAGACCGGGATGAAGCCGGTCGATCTCGTCGAGGAGGCCAGCCAGGAACGGCACGGCGCGCAGATCCGGGATCTCGAACAGGCCGGCCCGTAATCCGTCATCGAGGTCGTGGGCCGCGTAGGCGATATCGTCGGCGAGCGACGCGGCCTGCGCCTCCGGGCCGGCTTGGCTCCACAGGTCCAGGGGATTCAGCGCGTCATATTCGAGGATGGCGGCCGGGATACCGCGCTCGACGTAGCGCGGGGTTGGCCGTCCGTCGGCGGTAAGCAGCGGCCCGTTGTGCTTGACGAGACCTTCCAGCGACTCCCAGGCGAGGTTGAGCCCGTCGAAACCGGCGTAGCGCCGCTCCAGGCGCGTGACGATCCGCAGAGCCTGCGCGTTGTGGTCGAACCCACCATGGGCGGCCATGCAGGCGTCCAGGGCGTCCTCGCCGGTATGGCCGAAGCAGGTGTGGCCGAGATCATGGCTCAGCGCCAAAGCCTCCGCGAGGTCTTCGTCGAGGCCCAGGGCCCGGGCAAGGGCACGGCCGATCTGGCTCACCTCGAGGGTATGCGTAAGCCGGGTGCGGTAATGATCCCCCTCGTGATGCACGAAGACCTGCGTCTTGTGCTTGAGGCGCCGGAAGGCCGTCGAGTGGATGATCCGGTCCCGGTCGCGCTGGAAATCGCTGCGCGTGGGCGATTCCGCTTCGGGGATGTGTCGGCCGCGGGTCCGGGCCGGATCCGTGGCGTAGGGCGCGCGCCAGCGCTCACCGTTCGGTCGCACGATGTCCGCTCGCCTGTGCCCGCAGCCTAGTCATGACCCCTCCCCGTCGGGCGCGTTGCAGCGCGGGCCCGCGCCTCATATCTTGTGGGCGAAGGCGTCCGCGGCAACACGCGCACGTCGCCGTCCACCGAACGAATGCGTGGCCCGAGATCGATGACTGATATCACTCTGACCGCCCGCGCGGCCAAGCGCATCAACGAGATCATGGGATCCGAGCCATCCGGCTCGTCATTGCGGATCAGCGTCAACGGCGGCGGCTGCTCGGGCTTCTCCTATGCCTTCGACATCGCCCGGGATCGGGCGGCTCAGGACATCGCGATCGAGCGCGACGGCGCCACCGTCATCGTCGATCCGGTCTCGCTGGAATATATGAGCGGCTCGACCATCGATTTCGTGAACGATCTGATCGGCCAGTCCTTCAAGATCGAGAACCCGCTGGCGACCGCCTCCTGCGGCTGCGGTACGTCCTTCTCCCTCTAGGCGGCCTACCGCGAGCCGTTGCGCTCTTACGACACCCGCCCCGGCACGGAAGCCCGACCCGGCCCGCGCGATTGCCAGGTCCGGCAAAACGCGGCACCCCTACGGGATCCTCCAAAAGCCCCGGTCCTGAGACGGTCATGATCCATCCGAAGGCCTGCTTCCGCCTCCGGTCGGCCTTGGCGGCGGCTGGCGCGATGGCCCTGCTCGGCCTCGGCGCGCCCCTTGCACCGGTCGCCGCGCAGGAGGGCGCCGCCGCCGTTCAGGACATCACCGTCACCGACGTGGTGTTGCCGCTCGGCGGAACGCTGCTCAAGGCGCCGAAGCTGACGGCGAGCGGCACGCGCCTCTCCAAGGACGACCTCGCCGGGATCCTCCGGCCGGACTCGCCCGTTCCCTGGGAAACGCGGCTTGCCCAGCTCGACGCAGCGAGCCTCACGGTCCCGGTTCTCACGTCGGAAAATATCGGGCCGGGCGACAACCGCCAGATCGTCACGTACCGCGACGTCATCGCGCGCGATGTTCGGGCGGGCCGCGTCGGTGAGCTGACCGCCGCGGGTGCAACGATCAGCGTCGTCGCGGGTCCGAACCGCAGTTCCGGCACCTACGGTCAAGTGCGGGCGACGGATCTCGATCTCGCGGCACTGAACCGTCTCTATACCCTCCCCGGCGACGGGAAGGGACCGGTCCAGCGCGTCTACGGCTCCGTTCAGGTTTCCGACGTGACCTACTCGGACGCACGCGGGACCACCGTGAAGATCGCGCGTCTGAGCGGGCGCGACCTCGGCGGCCGTCAGGTGCCCGACGGGTGGAACGGGGCCTTCGAGATCGTGGCCGCGGGCTTTCAGGAGGCGAATGATCGACGGGCCTTCGCCGGTGCGGCAGCCGACCTGATCGAGGCGACCGCCGTCGGAAGCCTCGAAATGCAGGGCCTGAGCGTCAGCGACACTGATCCGAAGGGGCCGGTCCTGTTCGAGATCGGCCGCGTCGCCTACGCATCCACCGGATCGGATGCCGGTACGACCCTGCAGGATCTCTCATTTTCGCGCGGGAGCCTGCGTGCGCATATCGGCCGCCTCGCCCTCGCCGGAACCTCGCTTGCACCCACGGTGGCGGCGCTGCACGGCATCGCGGCCGAACCTGCGGCAGAAGCCGGCCTGTCGGATGTCGAGATGCGCCGTCTGGCGCCGACACTGGGCAACCTGACCCTGAACGACCTGTCGATCGATCTTCCGTCCGAGGTCGCGCCGGAGCCGGTGCTCCCGCGCGACGCACCGGGCCCGGCACGTGGCGCCGGTCCGGACGCGAGCCGGCCGGGCGCCGGCAAGTCGGCGGATCCCAAGGGTGCGGGCCTGAAGGCGGCTGATCCGCTCACCGTGACGGTCTCGCCCCGCCCGGCGCGCCAGATTGGCCTGCGCAATGCGATACTGGCTTTCGGACCGCCCAGCGACGGTGTGCCAAGCACCAGCCGCCTCAATCTGACGGGGCTGAGCCTGCCCGCGGATCTGCTCGCGGGCGCGCCCATCCTCGGCATGCTGCCGGTCTACGGCTACCGGGATCTCGACCTGGACGTCGTGGCCGATGCCAGCCTGGACGACAAGGCACGCGATCTGTCCCTGCGCGAGATCACGGTCACCGGGCGCGACATCGGGACGGTCCGGGTGTCGGGGACGCTGGGCGGTATCGGGCCGGAGCTGTTCTCCGGAACACTCCCGGCGGCGACGATGCTGATGTTCTCCGGGAGCGCCAAGACCGTCGAACTTACGGTCGAGAATGCCGGGCTGTTCGAGCGCTTTCTCACGGCGCAATCGAAGGACTTGAGCCTGAAACCGGATGAGCTGCGCAAGGAATATGTCACCGCCAGCCTTCTGGGTGTGCCGATCATCCTCGGCAACAGCGCCGCCGCGAAAGGGATCGGCGCCGCAATGGGCCAGTTCGTGATGAAGCCCGGCAAGCTGGTTGTGCACGCCAAGGCCAAGGAGCCTGCCGGGATCGGCTTCATCGATCTCGGCGCGGCGCGCTCGCCGGCTGCGGTGCTCGACCGGCTGGACGTCGAGGCGAAGGCGAACTGAGCGCGCGCCGAGGGCCGACCCGCAACAACCGGCGCAGGGGACGAACGAGCCGTCCAGCCTAGAGGGCGATGATGTCCGGGTGTTGCGCCGCGAGTTTGGCCCGCGTCGCCGCGGCCCAGGCGCGGTCGCGGTCGCATCGCGGGCGATCGAGGGGCACATCGTCGATCAGGCTCGCCGGACGCCGCGACACGAGCAGAAGCCGATCCGCGACGCCGATGGCTTCCGCGACGTTATGGGTCACCATCAGGACGCTCATGCCGGCCGTGTCCACGGTGTCCACCACGAGCCCGCGCAGCTCGGCGGCTGCGGCATCGTCCAGGGAGACGAACGGTTCGTCGAGCACGAGTATCCGCGGTCCGGCGGCGAGGGCACGGGCGAGCGCCACCCGGCGCTGCATCCCCAGAGAGAGCGCCTTGGGATAGCTCCCGCGCCACGCCGTCAGCCCGAGTTGTGCGAACAACCCGTCGAGGTTCTGGTCACGGCGTGCCCGGGGCAGCCCGAGGCGGACATTGTGCTCGATGCTCCGCCACGGCAGCAGCCGAGGATCCTGGAAGACGATCCCGGCTTGGTCCGCCCCGGAGATGCGCCCCTCGAAATCCGGGTCGAGGCCGAGCAGGATCCGCAGGGTCGTGGTCTTTCCGGCGCCCGAGGGACCGATCAGGCAGACGATCTCGCCGGCGCCGACGTCGAAGGCGAGGTTGCGGACGGCCTCGACCGGCTCGGCCCGAGGAGGCCGGTACCATTTCGAGTCGATCGCGACCTGAAGGACGGGCTCAGCGCCAGCGGCGGACATAGATTTCGAGCCGCTGCAACAGAAGGACATCGATGCCGATCATCACGGCCATGAAGACAAGGCTGTAGCCGATGATCGCGGCCACGTCGGTGCTCTGGACGAAGTAGTAGTTGATCGCGAAGCCGACCCCGTCCGGGCGTCCGAGCAGTTCGACCACCAGCACGATCTTCCAGGCGAGCGAGAGGCCCGAGCGCGCGGCCGTGACCATGTAGGGCTGCAGCTGCGGGATCAGCACGTCACGGATCCAGGTCCGGCGGTCTAGGTGGTAGGCCCGTGCCATCTCGTCGAGGCCCGGATCGAGGTTCCGGGCGCCCTCGCGCACGATCACAGCCACGTTCGGAAGCTTGTTCAAGACGACCGCGAGGATCGCCGCCGTCTCGGTCAGCCCGACCCAGACATAGGCCAGCACGGTGATGACCAGGGCCGGCGTGTTGAGGAGGACGAGGAGGGGCGTGTCGAGGGTCAGGTCGGCGGCCTTCGACCGCCCAAGGGCAACGCCCAGCAGGATCCCGAGCGCCATCGCCACCGCGAACGAGATCGCGACCCGGAGCAGCGTCACACCGACATTGTGGACGAGGTCGCCGCGCTCGGCCTCCTGCACGATGAAGCGCAGCACCGCGACGGGCGGCGGCAGCAGACGCGACCCGGCCTCCAGAGCGGCGGCCTGCCACGCGGCGACGAGCACGATGAGGGACGCGATGCGGGTCAGCG from Methylobacterium sp. PvR107 encodes:
- the argS gene encoding arginine--tRNA ligase → MNIFALFEARVREAVEALTRAGQLPEGLDLGRVVVEPPRDPSHGDLATNAALVLSKEARTNPKALGEALAAELRADPRIAEVSVAGPGFINLRLVPEIFQSVLRSALTEPEKFGRAHLPGGPINVEYVSANPTGPMHVGHGRGAVFGDALCNLLVAAGRQVTREYYINDAGAQVDVLARSAFQRYREALGEPFAIAEGLYPGDYLKPVGTKLAQAHGRALLDLPEADWLPAVRETALGMMMDMIRADLAAIGIRHDVFFSERTLQQSGAVKALLQELREKGLVYEGRLPPPKGQLPEDWEDREQTLFRTREFGDDSDRPLLKSDGSYTYFASDIAYHRAKYLAGATELIDVLGADHGGYVKRMQAAVKAVSDGRATLDVKLCQLVRLLRAGEPVKMSKRAGEFVTLRDVIDEVGRDAIRFMMLYRKNDATLDFDLAKVVEQSKDNPVFYVQYAHARARSVQRQAREAFPDANLSAAALVQDADLGILIDAGEIEMMRLIAQYPRILESAAVAHEPHRIAFHLYELASSLHSFWNKGKDLPQLRFVNATDRKSTWARLALVEALRSTLASGLAVLGVTAPDEMR
- a CDS encoding HesB/IscA family protein encodes the protein MTDITLTARAAKRINEIMGSEPSGSSLRISVNGGGCSGFSYAFDIARDRAAQDIAIERDGATVIVDPVSLEYMSGSTIDFVNDLIGQSFKIENPLATASCGCGTSFSL
- a CDS encoding deoxyguanosinetriphosphate triphosphohydrolase, translating into MRPNGERWRAPYATDPARTRGRHIPEAESPTRSDFQRDRDRIIHSTAFRRLKHKTQVFVHHEGDHYRTRLTHTLEVSQIGRALARALGLDEDLAEALALSHDLGHTCFGHTGEDALDACMAAHGGFDHNAQALRIVTRLERRYAGFDGLNLAWESLEGLVKHNGPLLTADGRPTPRYVERGIPAAILEYDALNPLDLWSQAGPEAQAASLADDIAYAAHDLDDGLRAGLFEIPDLRAVPFLAGLLDEIDRLHPGLEPSRKIHELARRVITRFVEDVIREGGRRIAALDPRGVEDIRGAREPVIAFSPEIAAADAEIMHFLWGRMYRHPGVVAVRRKADAIVRDLFAAFTADPSRMSEEWSTSLDGASEARVARRVADYIAGMTDTYAVLAHRKLYDSTPDLHWALPSRGLPLAEP
- a CDS encoding ABC transporter permease — its product is MGALTRIASLIVLVAAWQAAALEAGSRLLPPPVAVLRFIVQEAERGDLVHNVGVTLLRVAISFAVAMALGILLGVALGRSKAADLTLDTPLLVLLNTPALVITVLAYVWVGLTETAAILAVVLNKLPNVAVIVREGARNLDPGLDEMARAYHLDRRTWIRDVLIPQLQPYMVTAARSGLSLAWKIVLVVELLGRPDGVGFAINYYFVQSTDVAAIIGYSLVFMAVMIGIDVLLLQRLEIYVRRWR
- a CDS encoding ABC transporter ATP-binding protein, which gives rise to MSAAGAEPVLQVAIDSKWYRPPRAEPVEAVRNLAFDVGAGEIVCLIGPSGAGKTTTLRILLGLDPDFEGRISGADQAGIVFQDPRLLPWRSIEHNVRLGLPRARRDQNLDGLFAQLGLTAWRGSYPKALSLGMQRRVALARALAAGPRILVLDEPFVSLDDAAAAELRGLVVDTVDTAGMSVLMVTHNVAEAIGVADRLLLVSRRPASLIDDVPLDRPRCDRDRAWAAATRAKLAAQHPDIIAL